Within Streptomyces roseirectus, the genomic segment ATCCGCGTACTGGGTGTGCAGCTGATCGGCGACCGCGTGGGCGACCAGGTCGTCCTTGGAGGTGAAGTGCGCGTAGAAGGCACCGTTGGTGAGACCCGCGTCGGACATGAGCGTGGCGACGCCCGAACCGTCGATGCCGTCGCGCTTGAACCGGCGGCCGGCCGTCTCGATGATCCGCCGCCTGGTCTCCTGCTTGTGCTCTTTCGCGTAGCGCGCCATGCGTTCCCCGCTCGCCAGGAGGATCGCTCGCCCGCTGATCCCCAACCCGTTATCTTACGAACGTATTCTAATGCATCCCGGGGGTGATGTGGGGCGTTGCCCCGGCCCGTGTCTTGCCGGCCTGGCGGGCGGCTGAGGCGGCTCGTATGGGCTGGCTGGAGTACCGCGCGCTCCAGACGCCTGCCGGCCTGCTCGGCGCGACTCTGCCGCGTGGGGTCCTGCAGATCCTGTTCTTCACGACGCTCGCGGGCGTCCTCGCTGGTCCCGGACACCGCGAGTACGCCTTCGCCGGATCGCTCGTGCTGGCGTTGTGCAGTACCAACGTCACTGGTGTGGTCGCGGTGCCTGTCCTGGACAAGCAGTACGCCACCTTCGCGCGGGTGCGCACCGGCGCGCTGTTGGGAGTGGGCGGTGGGGTGGCAGCGAGTGAGCGTCAGCGGGATCGCGGAGTGGATGTCCTGGTAGTGGGTGCAGGACGGTGCCGGGCTTCCCCAGGAACCGGACCTCGTCGTGGGGCAGACCGAGCTGCCGGGCGACCGCGCCGCCCAGCCGCTCGGCGCGCAGCACAGCTGCCGGGTCGGTGGCTATGCCGCCCAGGCCGCCGGGGGTAGGGACTTCCATCTGGTCGGCGACGGCCATGTGCAGGGGGAAGGCCAGGGCGTGCAGAGTGGGCAGCGTCAGGGTGCGCCAGTGGGGTGACGGGCAGCCGCCCACGGCGATGAAGCCGGCCACGCGCGGTTTGAGGACCCGCGGGTCGGGGGCCGTGTCGACGCCCAGAAGGCCGTGCGTCTCCTTCTGCTCGGCCGGGCCGTGTTCGCGGCGGGCGAGGGCTTCACGGACGAAGACCACGTCCGTGCGCGGACCGAAGGCGCGGTCGATGAGGAGCTTCAACGCGCCCGGTGCGCTGCGGGTGTAGGTGGGGGAGCTGACGATCACGCCGTCCGCGTCGAGCAGCCGGTCGCAGAACCAGGCCGCGTCGTCCCCGGCGTCCGCGGTGGCGGCGGTCACCAGGGACATG encodes:
- a CDS encoding flavodoxin family protein, giving the protein MRLLGLSRGQEDGSAEVPLKAALTAAAREGTAVEMVRLTDMSLVTAATADAGDDAAWFCDRLLDADGVIVSSPTYTRSAPGALKLLIDRAFGPRTDVVFVREALARREHGPAEQKETHGLLGVDTAPDPRVLKPRVAGFIAVGGCPSPHWRTLTLPTLHALAFPLHMAVADQMEVPTPGGLGGIATDPAAVLRAERLGGAVARQLGLPHDEVRFLGKPGTVLHPLPGHPLRDPADAHSLPPHRPLPTARRCAPARRWRTACPGQAPRPHQ